One genomic region from Neospora caninum Liverpool complete genome, chromosome V encodes:
- a CDS encoding Articulin family protein, related, whose protein sequence is MAQTAPTQSGPTPGFPPLASMTSFPAAGTAPQTQMPGAPPSPLFTPPAGFPGSMPANQTVPGMATMGSFAGASNPLPMYNWHQNRIPMDNGGVFGNCCGGAQMGAVNGAETYEQGYGDNMWRWTRDGKLQLRCGQPLVPVPVIQEIHRRDKIIEVPQVDVVDAVRPKVYNQGVEHEVPVMQINADHEDFDVEQIKYVEKEVVVPIVTGFTHKFVAKWDIREVPRPVVKYVGKQEEIEVEVPQVKFVDKVVEHEVVVDTIEKKVPKIIEVPKYVDEVKYVWTPVEKIVHVERFVPVFDVSLECPAPLIVPYPMQAVKEMPAVMVRKEVPDSAIAEQGFDVASPPGTLRVSDEYIRAHNQLAAEDAMNLCGAGAVCGPPQQGRQMEFLTADQMKEVRAAVQEGRTSEASRQLNRGSSVAQMGAESEPRQGSGDERLSERTERSARSGEQQRSRGSSLISEDDVH, encoded by the coding sequence ATGGCGCAGACGGCCCCTACCCAATCTGGCCCGACTCCgggttttcctcctctggcTTCCATGACCAGTTTTCCGGCTGCGGGAACGGCTCCACAAACCCAGATGCCAGGCGCCCCGCCTTCGCCACTTTTCACCCCTCCAGCGGGATTCCCAGGGTCGATGCCCGCGAACCAGACTGTCCCGGGCATGGCCACCATGGGCAGTTTTGCCGGCGCCAGCAACCCACTACCCATGTACAACTGGCATCAGAACAGAATTCCTATGGACAACGGCGGCGTGTTCGGCAACTGTTGCGGGGGGGCTCAGATGGGAGCGGTCAATGGCGCAGAAACATACGAACAGGGCTATGGAGACAACATGTGGAGGTGGACGAGGGACGGGAagctgcagctgcgctgCGGCCAGCCCCTTGTCCCCGTCCCCGTCATCCAGGAGATTCACCGGCGCGACAAAATCATTGAAGTGCCTCAAGTCGACGTGGTGGACGCTGTGAGACCTAAGGTGTACAACCAGGGGGTCGAGCATGAGGTTCCTGTCATGCAGATTAACGCGGATCACGAAGATTTTGATGTGGAACAGATCAAGTATGTCGAGAAAGAGGTCGTGGTCCCTATCGTGACAGGCTTTACTCATAAGTTCGTTGCCAAATGGGACATTAGAGAGGTCCCGCGTCCCGTCGTTAAGTATGTTGGTAAGCAAGAAGAAATCGAAGTGGAGGTGCCGCAAGTGAAGTTCGTCGACAAGGTTGTTGAACACGAAGTCGTCGTTGACACCATCGAAAAGAAGGTCCCGAAGATTATCGAGGTCCCCAAATACGTGGACGAAGTCAAATATGTGTGGACTCCGGTTGAGAAGATCGTCCACGTTGAACGCTTTGTCCCCGTCTTCGATGTCTCTCTTGAGTGCCCCGCGCCTCTCATTGTCCCGTACCCGATGCAAGCTGTCAAGGAAATGCCTGCGGTCATGGTTCGCAAGGAAGTCCCCGACTCAGCCATCGCAGAGCAAGGCTTCGatgtcgcctctcctccagGCACTCTTCGTGTTTCAGACGAGTACATCAGAGCCCACAACCAACTCGCCGCCGAGGACGCCATGAACCTCTGTGGCGCGGGTGCCGTGTGCGGCCCTCCCCAGCAAGGGCGACAAATGGAATTTCTCACAGCAGACCAGATGAAAGAAGTACGCGCGGCTGTTCAGGAAGGAAGAACTTCAGAAGCTTCGAGGCAACTGAATCGCGGGTCGTCTGTGGCGCAGATGGGCGCAGAATCAGAACCCCGCCAAGGAtcgggagacgagaggctgtccgaaagaacggaaagaagtGCCCGCTCGGGTGAGCAACAGAGGAGCCGAGGCAGCTCTCTCATCTCTGAAGATGACGTGCACTGA